TTTTTAAGACAAGAGCAGCAGTTGCCATTAATATCAGCGGTTCGCTTGCACTTAAGATGATTGAAGATTGCACAATCGCCATGCTAATAGAACACTTGAAATGAGTTGGATGAATAGCAATAAGCTTACCAAGCTATTGAGGATGAGAAAGTAGTTTGCAAAAGGAGAGAGCATGACTGGCATTCCATCCAGTAAAGCGGTTTCTCGCAGGTAATCCATACGCGGTATTAATAGAAAGCTGCTTATTACCGTAACGAGCACGAGGATGAGCGAGGGCACTCTCAGAATGCGTAGCGAAGAAATACTGCGTTTAATCAATATATTTCCGAAGCTTAAGATCAAGAATGCGCACCCCAAGAAATAATAGGAGAGATGTTGTATCAACAGGTGTGCCACCATCCCTGCCGCTTGAGAATCATTGATCAAAAGGTAGGCTGCCAAGCAACTGATTGCTTGGGCTAACATTCCCCCAGCTAAAAGGCCAGATA
The nucleotide sequence above comes from Polynucleobacter necessarius. Encoded proteins:
- a CDS encoding DUF4149 domain-containing protein, which codes for MKLIQTLCYTAIINPYYPMVEVAEPQYKPAYQLLRMLSGLLAGGMLAQAISCLAAYLLINDSQAAGMVAHLLIQHLSYYFLGCAFLILSFGNILIKRSISSLRILRVPSLILVLVTVISSFLLIPRMDYLRETALLDGMPVMLSPFANYFLILNSLVSLLLFIQLISSVLLAWRLCNLQSS